One Thermodesulfobacteriota bacterium genomic region harbors:
- the pyrF gene encoding orotidine-5'-phosphate decarboxylase: protein MLPKERIILALDVERFQEAQKLVLSFKDEVGMFKVGKQLFTHCGPKIIDFIKMKDAKVFLDLKYHDIPNTVAKASVEAVKLGVDMLNLHALGGLKMMEEAKNAVHNAAKELGIKRPKILAVTVLTSVDQGVLEEMGLKIKVSELTQNLSVLAKKAGMDGVVAGGEDIEKVRKLCGEEFIIVTPGIRIDEKIDDQKRVITPTEAILRGATYIVIGRTILTKDDPHAELRKIAKSIENALSYR, encoded by the coding sequence ATGCTTCCAAAAGAACGGATAATACTTGCCCTTGACGTGGAAAGATTCCAGGAAGCCCAAAAACTTGTCCTTTCCTTCAAAGACGAAGTTGGTATGTTCAAGGTGGGAAAACAGCTATTTACCCATTGTGGTCCCAAAATAATAGACTTCATAAAAATGAAAGATGCAAAGGTTTTCCTTGATCTCAAATATCACGATATTCCAAACACTGTCGCAAAAGCCTCCGTGGAAGCAGTAAAACTAGGGGTCGACATGTTGAACTTACACGCTTTGGGCGGCTTAAAGATGATGGAAGAGGCAAAGAACGCTGTTCACAACGCAGCAAAAGAACTGGGGATTAAAAGACCGAAGATTCTCGCTGTGACGGTTCTTACAAGTGTGGATCAAGGTGTTCTGGAAGAGATGGGTCTAAAGATCAAGGTCTCCGAGCTTACACAAAACCTTTCGGTTCTTGCAAAAAAAGCTGGAATGGACGGAGTCGTAGCAGGAGGAGAAGACATCGAGAAAGTTAGGAAACTCTGTGGCGAGGAATTCATAATTGTCACACCGGGCATAAGAATCGACGAAAAAATCGATGATCAAAAAAGGGTTATTACGCCAACCGAAGCCATACTTAGGGGTGCAACTTACATAGTTATTGGAAGAACGATTCTTACAAAGGATGACCCACACGCAGAGCTAAGAAAGATAGCCAAATCTATAGAGAATGCCCTATCTTATCGATAA